A genome region from Babesia bigemina genome assembly Bbig001, chromosome : I includes the following:
- a CDS encoding XPA-binding protein 1, putative produces the protein MNDNDPGDNVLLKPVAAKGRNTLAIVVIGMAGSGKTSYVRALIDNLKVHGKKVYSINLDPAVTKIPYTPNIGRVMCDIRESIKYRNVMKKYRLGPNGAIMTCLNLFVTRFDKVLELLDRRCPKLDYIVIDTPGQIEVFNWSASGTVILGAATLAGVFLPHHGQLRDRHVQVTVTCNLHGKHGVRVQVGSSNKLNTDLQRHSRVADVDRHEKCLEWMDDYNAFYEAVMQDDSYMASFSRSCALMLNEFYSDIKSDGVSSMTGEGFEEHLKNLEKCREEYKTSYLPWLEERRMRNCSEHLSRLNLSAQ, from the exons ATGAACGATAACGACCCCGGCGATAATGTGCTGCTGAAGCCGGTTGCAGCAAAGGGACGGAACACCCTTGCCATCGTCGTGATAGG CATGGCTGGCAGCGGAAAGACGTCTTATGTGCGAGCGCTCATTGACAACTTGAAGGTGCACGGTAAAAAGGTCTATTCTATCAACCTCGACCCCGCG GTCACCAAGATACCATATACGCCAAACATCGGTAGAGTGATGTGTG ACATCCGCGAGTCCATCAAGTACCGCAATGTAATGAAGAAGTACCGCTTGGGACCAAATGGTGCTATTATGACATGTCTCAACCTATTCGTCACAAG GTTTGACAAGGTATTGGAACTCCTGGATCGTCGATGCCCAAAACTTGACTATATAGTAATCGACACGCCAGGACAAATCGAAGTGTTCAACTGGTCTGCAAGCGGCACGGTGATACTAGGTGCGGCCACAC TCGCTGGCGTCTTCCTTCCCCACCATGGTCAACTACGTGATCGACACGTGCAGGTCACAGTTACCTGTAACCTTCATGGCAAACATGGTGTACGCGTGCAGGTAGGCTCATCTAATAAACTTAACACCGATTTACAGCGTCAT TCACGAGTCGCAGATGTCGACCGACACGAAAAGTGCTTAGAGTGGATGGACGATTACAACGCGTTCTATGAAGCAGTTATGCAAGATGATTCTTACATGGCGAG CTTCAGTCGCTCATGCGCACTCATGCTGAACGAATTCTACTCAGACATCAAG AGTGACGGTGTCTCTTCGATGACCGGTGAAGGATTTGAGGAACATTTAAAGAACCTGGAAAAATGTAGAGAGGAGTACAAGACTTCCTACTTGCCATGGCTCGAGGAGCGTCGGATGAGGAACTGTTCCGAACATCTTAGTCGGCTTAATTTAAGCGCTCAATAA
- a CDS encoding mitochondrial phosphate transporter, putative, translated as MSGKQSASANQGHDASYYGKCMLGGTLSCGLTHTLVTPLDLTKCRMQTNPKQYTGLISGAKLIKSQEGLGGLMRGWQPTLVGYSLQGLGKFGLYEVFKDVYGGMLGESKAKQYKGAMWLAASASAEVFADVLLCPWEMMKVKIQTAPPADKWSNNIFASTRRMWVYKHETNFPFGSLKALWSRQVPYTMAKFYFFEKVVGIFYDKILTREKSSYSKATQLSVTFASGYIAGIICAVVSHPADNLISQLGKEENKGKGVAKIAKDIGGINLFTRGLGTRVIMIGTLTGLQWWIYDTFKAYVGLQTSGGK; from the exons ATGAGTGGCAAACAATCTGCATCCGCCAACCAAGGGCATGACGCGTCGTACTACGGAAAATGTATGCTCGGCGGGACGCTCTCCTGTGGTCTTACGCACACCCTGGTCACGCCGCTGGATCTGACCAAATGCCGAATGCAGACTAACCCGAAGCAATACACCGGGCTTATATCGGGTGCCAAACTCATTAAGAGCCAGGAAGGTTTAGGTGGGCTCATGAGAGGATGGCAGCCAACGCTGGTGGGATACTCGCTACAGGGGCTTGGGAAATTCGGCCTCTACGAGGTGTTCAAGGATGTATATGGGGGAATGCTTGGCGAGTCTAAGGCCAAACAGTACAAGGGTGCCATGTGGCTGGCGGCAAGTGCCTCTGCCGAAGTTTTCGCCGACGTTTTGCTCTGCCCCTGGGAAATGATGAAGGTGAAGATACAGACCGCCCCGCCCGCCGACAAGTGGTCGAACAACATATTTGCCTCTACACGGCGCATGTGGGTCTACAAACACGAAACTAACTTCCCG TTCGGAAGCCTCAAGGCGCTCTGGAGCCGACAAGTGCCGTACACCATGGCTAAATTCTACTTCTTCGAGAAGGTCGTAGGCATCTTCTACGACAAGATACTGACCAGAGAAAAGAGCAGCTACTCAAAGGCGACACAGCTCAGTGTCACCTTCGCCTCAG GTTACATCGCCGGAATCATTTGCGCGGTCGTTTCCCACCCGGCCGACAACCTGATTTCACAGCTTGGAAAGGAGGAAAACAAGGGCAAGGGAGTAGCCAAAATAGCTAAAGACATTGGTGGCATCAACCTGTTCACTCGCGGACTTGGCACCAGGGTAATCATGATAGGAACTTTAACGGGACTGCAGTGGTGGATATACGACACTTTTAAG GCGTACGTAGGGCTACAGACCAGTGGTGGCAAGTGA
- a CDS encoding peptidyl-prolyl isomerase, putative, whose translation MPLVPIPNPRVFFDISIGGRNAGRMIFELFMDKLPYTCENFRALCTGETGLGYYLRPRWYKDTPIHRITTGFMCQGGNFNTGNSYGGESIYGQYMRDESYAYLHSKRGVLGMAKTRHKHSNGSQFYITFRPCSHLDNKMVVFGHLEYGEDVLDAIEGQGSMLGRPKRPVSIFNCGEIPLDCVYDPDIDNPVRRDGSLYIVKTDREKPIFCQQQWDREQSSKRVLPDEVYKRAHYNF comes from the exons ATGCCGCTGGTACCCATACCCAACCCGCGTGTCTTCTTCGACATATCGATCGGCGGCAGGAACGCCGGGCGCATGATTTTTGAG CTTTTTATGGACAAGCTGCCGTACACATGCGAGAACTTCCGAGCACTCTGTACAG GGGAGACTGGTCTGGGGTACTACCTGCGGCCTAGGTGGTACAAGGACACGCCGATACATCGCATAACTACCGGATTC ATGTGCCAAGGAGGCAACTTCAACACCGGAAATTCATACGGTGGTGAATCTATATACGGCCAATATATGCGAGATGAGTCGTACGCATACTTGCACTCCAAGCGTG GCGTGCTGGGAATGGCAAAGACGAGGCACAAACATTCCAACGGATCGCAATTCTACATCACATTCAGGCCCTGCTCGCATCTGGACAACAAAATG GTGGTATTTGGACACCTGGAATACGGCGAAGACGTATTGGACGCTATCGAAGGGCAGGGGTCCATGTTGGGGCGCCCCAAAAGGCCAGTGAGCATATTCAACTG CGGAGAAATCCCACTAGACTGTGTTTATGATCCCGACATAGACAACCCAGTGCGAAGAGACGGTTCGCTCTACATAGTCAAAACG GACAGGGAAAAACCGATCTTCTGCCAACAGCAGTGGGACCGTGAGCAGTCGTCGAAACGCGTCCTGCCAGACGAAGTATATAAGCGCGCTCATTACAACTTCTAG
- a CDS encoding DNA-directed RNA polymerase II large subunit, putative: MVRQQSSAVAISLDKLNEQIIEATIEKCASFTNNRILGAIKQKWTEVLRQRLDAVNRGEHVTHIDTYSTAQQQPAPEDSDNDFDDAEVESAQGAEILEKAAAAKADLVEPQRAEPAQAEQPAADNADDDLSISDVSELDDQEPETKDLVIGVLDKLTRPSRKKSGAHVWKVKLKYGVLQVNGLEVPFEKLEGEFEF, translated from the exons ATGGTTCGCCAGCAGTCATCCGCAGTCGCGATCTCGCTTGACAAACTAAATGAACAAATCATCGAAG CAACCATCGAGAAATGCGCCAGCTTCACCAATAACCGCATACTCGGCGCTATCAAACAG AAATGGACGGAAGTCTTACGACAGCGCCTCGACGCGGTGAACCGAGGCGAACACGTTACACACATTGACACGTATAGCACAGCG cagcagcagccggcGCCGGAGGATTCCGATAACGACTTCgatgatgcggaagtagaaaGCGCGCAGGGAGCAGAGATTCTGGAAaaggccgccgccgccaaagCGGACCTGGTCGAACCGCAGCGCGCCGAACCCGCGCAGGCTGAGCAGCCGGCTGCGGACAACGCAGACGACGATCTCAGCATCTCAGACGTGAGCGAACTGGATGACCAGGAGCCGGAGACGAAGGACCTGGTCATAGGGGTTTTAGACAAG CTAACGCGGCCCAGCCGCAAGAAAAGCGGGGCGCACGTTTGGAAGGTGAAGCTGAAGTATGGCGTATTGCAG GTCAACGGCCTCGAGGTGCCTTTCGAAAAACTGGAAGGCGAGTTCGAGTTCTGA
- a CDS encoding kinesin, putative, with protein sequence MDLSAVVDAGRKETADASCTSASPKRVSPSGRIALRLVSPQGRPSAEGDSAKPLQHVQDSNLTQRFRRGMDDKGTPKRVARNRGYRKLVQSTWHGALDGAPLVSDLAVNLKSADHMDTAVAEGSSSDGAEMVAACSTMSTPTKCAENNQFTTPMIATSRSCPSESRIKRQHNMESRLPSPTHSIARDDALFLDCESHKEVEEFLSPMSVDTGGFSSVHETIEIRQILESYYTNQPCKPIEVDGASQEDLPSVDRARDNTPAECAENIKVVVRVRPIDDNGIPAIRLVDNVVEVHKPGNVHSVLESQRPKVYRYGFDSAFDGGASQQDIYEATAKDLVPKAFEGINGTVFAYGCTSAGKTYTMIGDEKEEGIVQLSLKSLFELRQELYPDALVHFSFMQVYNECVFDLLTTGNRQLDVQEDNGEVRVPHLTVIRVDDCDSVLVLLAKGIKARKMAMTDANRQSSRSHAIMQITVSTQHTTARLSFVDLAGSERAGEGEARAERLKESSYINQSLLALANCISGLADTTSRKARIKYRDSKLTLLLKNALFNNAAVVMITAIHPGSQFMSESSNSLKYAQRAKEVKVALEAPSAETEEADYAAALKEAYTAIAHIGQMLPESVHNAVIKSLRASPLSGKHAFVSLLKTLRKPSHDTHS encoded by the coding sequence ATGGACCTCAGTGCTGTAGTGGACGCCGGGAGGAAGGAAACGGCAGATGCGTCATGCACATCTGCCTCGCCCAAAAGGGTGTCGCCAAGTGGGAGGATAGCATTGCGACTTGTGTCGCCACAGGGCCGCCCGAGCGCCGAAGGCGATAGCGCCAAACCTCTGCAGCACGTTCAAGATTCTAACTTGACCCAGAGGTTTAGACGGGGTATGGACGATAAAGGGACTCCCAAAAGGGTGGCACGCAACCGCGGATACCGGAAGCTGGTGCAATCCACATGGCATGGGGCACTCGACGGTGCACCACTGGTCAGTGACCTCGCTGTGAACCTGAAAAGTGCGGATCATATGGATACGGCAGTTGCCGAGGGCAGCAGTAGTGACGGTGCGGAGATGGTGGCCGCATGCTCAACCATGAGCACGCCGACTAAATGCGCGGAAAACAATCAGTTTACAACGCCGATGATCGCGACCTCAAGATCATGCCCTTCGGAATCTCGCATTAAACGACAACATAATATGGAATCGAGGTTGCCAAGTCCCACCCACAGCATCGCCAGGGATGACGCACTCTTCCTTGACTGCGAGTCTCAtaaggaggtggaagagtttTTGTCACCGATGTCGGTGGACACTGGTGGATTCAGCAGCGTGCATGAGACTATTGAAATACGTCAGATTCTAGAGAGTTACTACACCAACCAACCATGTAAACCGATAGAGGTTGATGGCGCATCACAGGAAGACCTACCGTCAGTTGACCGGGCGAGAGATAACACCCCAGCTGAATGTGCGGAGAATATCAAGGTTGTCGTTCGCGTTAGACCGATTGATGATAACGGCATCCCGGCCATTCGACTAGTAGACAACGTTGTCGAGGTCCACAAACCAGGAAACGTTCACAGCGTCCTGGAATCGCAGAGGCCAAAGGTATATAGATACGGCTTCGACAGCGCGTTCGATGGGGGCGCTTCGCAGCAGGACATCTACGAGGCCACCGCGAAAGACCTGGTTCCCAAAGCATTCGAGGGGATTAACGGGACCGTCTTCGCATACGGATGTACCAGCGCGGGAAAGACGTACACGATGATCGGAGATGAAAAGGAAGAAGGAATCGTGCAGTTGTCGCTAAAGAGCCTTTTCGAACTCAGGCAGGAGCTGTACCCCGATGCACTCGTGCATTTCTCGTTCATGCAGGTGTACAACGAGTGCGTATTCGACCTGCTGACCACGGGAAACAGGCAGTTGGATGTCCAGGAGGACAACGGGGAAGTTCGTGTCCCACACCTCACCGTGATCAGGGTGGATGACTGCGACAGCGTCCTCGTGCTTCTGGCCAAGGGGATAAAGGCGAGGAAAATGGCGATGACAGACGCGAATCGACAGTCAAGCAGGTCGCACGCCATCATGCAGATCACTGTGAGCACGCAGCACACCACGGCGAGGCTCTCATTCGTCGACCTGGCGGGGTCCGAACGCGCTGGTGAAGGCGAGGCGCGCGCCGAACGGCTGAAGGAAAGCTCTTATATCAACCAATCGCTGCTGGCTCTGGCCAACTGCATCAGCGGCCTCGCAGATACGACGTCGAGAAAGGCCAGGATAAAGTACCGTGACAGTAAGctcacgctgctgctgaagaatGCGCTCTTCAACAACGCCGCGGTCGTCATGATAACCGCCATACACCCGGGCTCGCAGTTCATGAGCGAGAGCTCAAACAGCCTCAAGTATGCCCAGCGCGCGAAGGAGGTGAAGGTGGCGCTGGAGGCGCCAAGTGCCGAGACGGAGGAGGCTGATTACGCCGCAGCGCTCAAGGAGGCGTACACTGCAATCGCGCATATAGGACAAATGCTGCCGGAATCAGTGCACAACGCAGTGATAAAGTCGCTGCGGGCGTCGCCCCTGTCCGGCAAGCACGCCTTCGTCAGCCTGCTAAAAACGCTCCGCAAACCCTCCCATGACACACACTCGTAA
- a CDS encoding UPF0465 protein C5orf33 homolog: MMSRCVRAYMGALRLGGASSALSRQRCDSLHGTHRPLLSLARASLGHANDRNTQPPISSELQDKFKQLKIKEVLVLEKITKYDLERKNGLTDSEIRERFPLAYRTHRTHLGIMDALMRLLKERYRLRTIAVKAQSHNLVLSDLERSGFSLDLIISAGGDGTFLEAAALLPPSQTSLQRPWIVGLNTDPERSVGAMCMSYFKRGGMVFRRYSGEQRTEPDDSPKQNMIRFTESDALIRKECASDTISEKEWNNLTKASFCDTHHDGSDTRDHCTVISKHVANIYNITYDDYVGSLLERLIVNRDYVPVARQKIRIKMFKRQSAAEQEIVATKGDSTFIEDNLFCGTESSFTEDDLDAEACASGDGVIPYGAVNDVIIADKNFGKTFYGLVQVDALPIIRVKSSGVLVSTGTGSTAWAYNMCKMSMDNGFRLLNHLINHRSFPKEAAKVIDAKMMREAIEEHNAGLVFDASQSTLKCIIRESISDTSTVDATSFMGRQVKLLSLSKNARLVIDGSRIMKVDYGDVVVLKTFESDTIWSCV; encoded by the exons ATGATGTCGCGGTGTGTAAGGGCGTATATGGGCGCCCTGAGGCTCGGAGGAGCCTCGTCGGCTCTCAgtcggcagcgatgcgacTCATTGCATGGGACCCATCGGCCGCTCCTGTCCCTAGCACGGGCATCGCTCGGACACGCCAACGATCGGAATACACAGCCGCCGATCAGCAGTGAGCTACAGGACAAGTTCAAGCAGCTTAAAATCAAAGAAGTGCTTGTGCTGGAAAAAATCACCAAATACGACCTGGAGCGCAAAAATGGACTGACCGACTCGGAGATTCGCGAACGGTTTCCAC TGGCCTACAGGACCCACCGAACACACCTGGGCATCATGGACGCACTCATGCGCCTTCTGAAGGAGCGCTACCGCCTCCGCACCATCGCCGTAAAGGCGCAGTCGCACAACCTCGTGCTGAGCGATTTGGAGAGGTCCGGCTTCTCACTCGACCTCATTATCAGTGCGG GCGGGGACGGTACCTTCCTCGAGGCCGCGGCGCTGTTGCCGCCATCGCAAACATCTCTCCAGCGACCCTGGATTGTTGGACTCAATACCGACCCTGAACGGTCGGTTGGGGCCATGTGCATGTCCTACTTCAAGAGGGGGGGCATGGTGTTTCGGCGCTATTCCGGCGAACAGCGCACGGAGCCGGACGACTCGCCCAAGCAGAACATGATCCGGTTCACCGAGTCGGATGCGCTCATCAGGAAGGAGTGCGCATCCGACACCATCAGCGAAAAGGAGTGGAATAACCTCACCAAGGCCTCCTTTTGCGATACGCATcacgacggcagcgacacgCGGGACCACTGCACCGTCATATCCAAGCATGTCGCCAacatctacaacattaCCTACGATGACTATGTAGGGAGCCTGCTCGAACGGCTTATCGTGAACCGCGATTACGTGCCCGTTGCGCGGCAGAAGATTCGGATCAAAATGTTCAAGAGGCAGAGCGCCGCGGAACAGGAGATCGTGGCGACCAAGGGAGACTCAACCTTTATAGAGGACAACCTCTTCTGCGGGACGGAGTCGAGCTTCACCGAGGACGACCTCGATGCCGAAGCCTGCGCAAGTGGCGACGGGGTCATCCCCTACGGCGCCGTGAACGACGTCATCATCGCAGACAAAAATTTCGGGAAGACCTTCTACGGCCTGGTGCAAGTGGACGCCTTGCCGATCATACGGGTCAAAAGCAGCGGCGTGCTCGTGTCAACAG GCACGGGATCCACGGCGTGGGCCTACAACATGTGCAAAATGAGCATGGACAACGGGTTCCGGCTGCTGAACCATCTCATCAACCACCGCTCATTCCCCAAGGAGGCGGCGAAGGTGATCGATGCCAAGATGATGCGCGAGGCCATCGAGGAGCACAATGCGGGCCTCGTGTTCGACGCGTCGCAAAGCACTCTGAAATGCATCATACGCGAGTCGATCAGCGACAC GTCCACCGTCGACGCGACGTCGTTCATGGGACGGCAGGTCAAGCTGCTGTCGCTGTCCAAAAACGCCAGACTCGTCATTGACGGCTCCAGGATCATGAAGGTCGACTACGGCGACGTGGTGGTGCTCAAGACATTCGAATCGGACACCATATGGAGCTGCGTGTGA
- a CDS encoding cysteine desulfurase, putative, translating to MYTRGYIVCLVAFHIFSGALCLSPTGRLRTSFLHPPTRYNTLHGGRWRLKSDGAERDSPYVYEFPALNRPESRNLVYFDNAATTQKPRAVIEAILDYYSNPCANVHRSQHDLATSASTRYESARHNVSSFINASSPSEIVFTSGATESINIVAGSWWWVEKLHVPHRDNVGPGDVILLPLSEHNSNIIPWQLHANDSGCRIGFIKLTEDGSVDLDDYNRLLDQGNVKLVSLAHASNVIGRVQDLSTIVRLAHSRGAKVLVDACQTLGHIPIDVSSIGCDFLVGSAHKMYGPTGVGFLYAKRSILDSMRPHRGGGGMVKNVTTTRFELEDVPHRFESGTPQVAQVIGFSAAIDFLRDIGLSKIAAYERELLSYLRDQLCKVATVYSPALDPNSDEHCPIVSFNVDGVSAFDIAALLATHNIAVRAGQHCAHILHRDYLKVDHSLRVSLALYNTRGEIDDRRPFTHGVCTMTLTRSLARLKSRSPYLGFFRNTPFYRRSGGDSILRVNPRLVPSKQLGKTLLRIGTLGMDRAKLERILITCATQMGQALDDVNLSTCLSLMVRLQISNPQCLESLVPYCYRISDLERAIACCHLIGMVPGSRDSPSARAFVVHVSQRVPLEGHSLLLRDLGRLCESLRVLDLYCEDLGEFLASVIEDELIHSESSEDAVYITSVLGYLGRMGVGSVPLWRLFSRYTATEGIHSNPRVLIKALESFCDRRIKHESLLNQAGDALALVLDSLRPSEVARVADVYSRLGFYHKRLAEVLILGAERVTPFLDASDSVKLLRTFVQAYSQPGTHAAITQDPSLSHRHRRALYLTFNRCTTGLK from the exons ATGTACACACGCGGCTATATAGTATGCTTGGTGGCATTTCACATTTTTTCTGGCGCGTTATGTCTGTCTCCTACTGGCCGCCTGCGCACGTCTTTCCTGCACCCACCTACTCGGTACAATACGCTTCACGGCGGCCGCTGGCGTCTGAAGAGCGACGGTGCCGAGCGTGATTCGCCGTATGTGTACGAATTCCCAGCGTTGAACCGTCCGGAGTCGCGCAACCTCGTCTACTTCGACAACGCCGCCACGACACAAAAGCCACGTGCAGTAATTGAG GCCATTCTGGACTACTACAGCAACCCGTGCGCGAACGTTCACAGGTCCCAGCACGATCTGGCCACATCGGCGTCCACA CGTTACGAGAGCGCCCGACACAACGTGTCCAGTTTCATCAACGCATCGAGCCCATCGGAAATCGTGTTCACCAGCGGAGCCACGGAATCGATAAACATAGTCGCAGGAAGCTGGTGGTgggtggagaagctgcatGTGCCACA CCGCGATAACGTGGGACCCGGTGACGTGATCCTGCTGCCTTTGTCTGAGCACAACAGCAACATAATTCCGTGGCAGCTGCATGCTAACGACAGCGGTTGCCGCATCGGTTTTATCAAG CTTACGGAAGACGGTTCAGTCGATTTGGACGACTATAATCGCCTGCTCGATCAAGGCAACGTTAAGCTCGTTTCATTGGCGCATGCGTCAAACGTGATCGGCCGCGTGCAAGATCTCTCCACGATCGTCAGGTTGGCCCACTCACGCGGGGCGAAGGTGCTGGTTGACGCCTGCCAGACACTCGGCCACATTCCG ATTGACGTGTCATCGATAGGATGCGACTTCTTGGTGGGTTCGGCCCACAAGATGTACGGTCCCACTGGAGTGGGTTTCCTCTATGCGAAGCGTTCGATCCTGGATTCCATGCGACCTCATAggggcggtggcggcatgGTAAAG AACGTAACCACTACCCGGTTTGAACTGGAGGACGTACCTCACCGGTTCGAGTCAGGCACACCACAGGTTGCTCAGGTGATTGGTTTCTCCGCTGCAATTGACTTTTTGAGAGACATAGGGCTGTCTAAG ATTGCCGCATACGAGCGCGAGCTTCTGAGTTACCTGCGTGACCAGCTATGCAAGGTCGCCACTGTCTACAGCCCGGCTCTGGATCCAAACTCGGATGAGCACTGCCCCATTGTTTCCTTCAACGTTGACGGAGTGAGCGCTTTCGATATAGCCGCACTGCTGGCAACACATAATATCGCCGTGAGAGCTG GGCAGCATTGCGCTCACATCCTGCACCGTGACTACCTTAAGGTAGACCACAGTCTGCGGGTGTCGTTGGCGCTGTACAACACCCGTGGGGAGATCGACGA CCGTCGACCGTTTACGCACGGCGTCTGCACAATGACGCTCACCCGGTCCCTCGCACGGCTGAAGTCCAGGAGTCCTTACCTGGGGTTCTTCCGCAACACCCCTTTCTATAGAA GATCTGGCGGCGACTCTATCCTTAGGGTTAACCCCCGACTGGTTCCGAGCAAGCAGCTGGGAAAGACCTTGCTGCGCATAGGCACGCTGGGCATGGACCGCGCCAAGTTGGAACGCATACTGATCACATGTGCTACCCAGATGGGACAGGCGTTGGACGATGTGAACCTGAGCACGTGCCTCTCCTTGATGGTGCGACTGCAGATATCCAACCCGCAGTGCCTGGAGAGCCTGGTGCCGTATTGCTACCGGATATCCGATCTGGAGCGTGCCATAG CCTGTTGTCACCTAATCGGcatggtgccaggcagccgaGACTCGCCCAGCGCACGGGCATTCGTAGTACACGTGTCGCAGCGTGTTCCCCTCGAAGGCCATTCACTGCTTTTGCGCGACTTGGGGCGTTTATGCGAGTCTCTTCGCGTCCTAGACCTGTACTGTGAAGATTTGGGCGAATTCCTGGCTTC CGTGATTGAAGATGAGCTGATTCACTCCGAGTCCAGCGAGGACGCGGTGTACATTACGTCTGTTCTCGGCTATTTGGGTCGTATGGGAGTAGGCAGCGTGCCACTGTGGCGGCTGTTCAGCCGTTATACGGCCACGGAGGGTATCCACAGCAACCCGAGGGTGTTGATTAAGGCGTTGGAGTCGTTTTGCGACCGCCGAATCAAGCATGAGTCGCTGCTGAACCAGGCTGGCGACGCACTGGCCCTTGTGTTGGACTCGTTACGCCCGTCTGAAGTTGCCCGTGTCGCGGATGTGTACTCGAGACTCGGATTCTACCACAAACGGCTGGCCGAGGTGCTTATTCTTGGCGCGGAGCGTGTCACACCATTTCTGGACGCAAGCGACTCGGTGAAGCTGTTGCGAACATTCGTGCAGGCGTACTCGCAGCCAGGCACGCACGCTGCGATCACCCAGGACCCATCACTATCGCATCGCCATCGCAGGGCCCTGTACCTGACGTTCAACCGCTGCACCACAGGGTTGAAGTAG
- a CDS encoding translation initiation factor 3 subunit 2, putative, whose amino-acid sequence MRPLVLRGHRRPLTCVKTNREGDLLFTCGKDASLLLWRTDNGQQIGQYNTGRGAIWACDVTVDSKMLIAATGDARILILDTFTGEMIADIKDEGACKYVEWNRNPQKQDKFVMIHDDFGESVFMALKVYKLDFEQTEEGGLAVEHRILWTQRGYRSRAIQCHWGALDKDVITCHENGTIQVTHALHAGKGAQVWDAENGTNLHVIEAHTQTVTCISFDLYGLFMLSCSSDGTAKLWETLNWTTVKNYKTDRPLNACVISPCFKMDRVEKAHILLGGGQSADEVTTTAASEGKFQALLHHLIHEVEIGSIKGHFGPINTLTFLAEGNGYVSGGEDGNVRIYHFDKDYILDKYD is encoded by the exons ATGCGACCTCTAGTCCTCAGAGGCCATCGCAGGCCCTTGACGTGTGTCAAGACCAACAGAGAGGGAGACCTTTTGTTCACCTGTGGGAAG GACGCGAGTCTGCTTCTCTGGAGGACCGACAATGGGCAGCAGATCG GGCAGTACAACACTGGCCGTGGTGCCATATGGGCGTGCGACGTCACTGTCGACTCCAAAATGCTCATCGCCGCGACCGGTGACGCCAGGATCCTGATCCTCGACACCTTCACGGGGGAGATGATCGCGGACATAAAGGACGAGGGTGCCTGCAA GTACGTCGAGTGGAACCGCAACCCGCAGAAGCAGGACAAGTTTGTCATGATCCACGACGACTTCGGAGAGTCCGTGTTCATGGCGCTCAAGGTCTACAAG CTTGATTTCGAGCAGACGGAGGAAGGCGGTCTGGCCGTTGAACATCGCATCCTGTGGACACAGAGGGGCTACAGATCCAGAGCCATACAGTGCCACTGGGGGGCCTTGGACAAAGACGTCATCACCTGCCACGAGAATGGCACGATACAGGTAACGCACGCTTTACACGCTGGCAAGGGCGCTCAGGTCTGGGATGCCGAGAATGGCACCAATCTCCACGTCATCGAGGCCCACACGCAGACTGTCACGTGCATCTCGTTCGACCTCTACGGGCTCTTCATGCTGTCG TGTTCTTCGGATGGTACCGCGAAGCTCTGGGAAACTCTGAACTGGACCACCGTAAAG AACTACAAAACTGACCGCCCGCTGAATGCGTGCGTCATTTCGCCGTGTTTCAAGATGGATCGTGTCGAAAAGGCACACATATTGCTGGGAGGAGGGCAGTCGGCCGACGAAGTCACAACCACCG CCGCCTCCGAGGGTAAATtccaggcgctgctgcaccaccTGATACACGAGGTTGAGATTGGGAGCATCAAGGGGCACTTCGGTCCCATCAACACCCTGACGTTCCTGGCGGAGGGTAACGGGTACGTCAGCGGAGGAGAGGACGGTAACGTCAGGATATACCACTTCGACAAGGACTATATCCTGGACAAGTACGACTGA